The Coraliomargarita parva genomic sequence TGCTCAAGGCAGAGTAGTTATTTGCGATATCGATTGCCTGGACGACGTAGTAGTAGGTCGTTCCGTTGCTGACTCCATAATCCATGTAGGAAGAGGCTCCATGCCCCGTGGCGATTGCCGTGTAGCCACTGCCGCTGATTGTCGAACGGAACAGGATGTAGCTGTCAAAATCGCTTTCGCTGTTATCATCCCAATCCAGATCTATATAACCCTCTCCAACTGTAAGGCTGAGCCCGGTCGGTGCGGCGGGCGGTGTCGTGTTTAATGGTGTCGCCGATGCTTCCGAACTGTTTGAAGACTCGTTAGCGTTTGTATCCAGCGCGGTGACGACGTAGTAGTAGGTCGTGCCGTTGCTGACCGCGTTGTCGACGTAGTCAGAGCTGGTGAGCCCTGTGGCGATGGCCGCGTAGCCGCTGCCGCTTGTGGTGGAGCGATAGACTGAGTAGCTGGCCATGTCGGGTTCGCTGTTATCGGCCCAGTCGAGTGAGACGCTGCCGTCACCGGCGCTCGCGGAGAAGCTGCCCGGCGCGGCCGGTGGTGTGGTGTCGACCGGTGTGGCGTTGGCTTCCGAACTGTAGGTAGACTCATTGAAGTTGGTGTCCAGCGCGGTGACGACGTAGTAGTAAG encodes the following:
- a CDS encoding fibronectin type III domain-containing protein, which codes for YYYVVTALDTNFNESTYSSEANATPVDTTPPAAPGSFSASAGDGSVSLDWADNSEPDMASYSVYRSTTSGSGYAAIATGLTSSDYVDNAVSNGTTYYYVVTALDTNANESSNSSEASATPLNTTPPAAPTGLSLTVGEGYIDLDWDDNSESDFDSYILFRSTISGSGYTAIATGHGASSYMDYGVSNGTTYYYVVQAIDIANNYSALSTELGATPVAAPSVSNAGFESPSTSTYIYQPGGGSWTFGTNTGVTANGSAFTAGNPNAPEGSQVAFVQSTGSISMNVSGFTSGRTYTITFSAAERGNWGGAQTWDLRVDGSTVQSYAPGQSATNYVDYTATFTASSTSHSIAFVGTAWGDNTVLLDDVRISVNPWTVEE